From a single Drosophila sulfurigaster albostrigata strain 15112-1811.04 chromosome 3, ASM2355843v2, whole genome shotgun sequence genomic region:
- the LOC133842750 gene encoding uncharacterized protein LOC133842750 isoform X1 — translation MAQQQHSWDGGESSAGGAGGGGGYGGHGHGHQQSHGHAHGGGHKTPARAASNPLPYKGATPKSPRSYHPAPPSVYATSTQSAYGYGSYEPPRSPKITTTFANDSCDEVSSSTPSSYYQTPTSGSASGSMDDSSSLMSGHGVRSPKSPCKFVFDAVSPGPGMDQAALGRKFEYYEPISPDDGSLYYEPPSSPRRQGSKKLMRSKQPLETLPQLTTTGVGGQRGGSGKRRRDEWELPVITKIEARCLNAAAAATSTATTGATAASSAGGYSSGGGAGSASTGSYYGLKRDSCITECTQLSMESGEMTQHTNSTLVTTTTTSFSYTDTDAGHVTMSDEPHSHRQRRHAINITSNPGYQVLHSSHSTLDRTCSDSVVSLRYRKSTSDLTKDSEHELSGCKPAKPKRDPVEYKPRRRGSSKGGLAYLASRRSSRESMKSAVSNTSIFSNDDIGPLAFQSSNRGRQRRTSNFLELPVPDHIRPRVCSLPERPYNPRASDDLYRLRHFSISKGNVVNCGDSIISRRSRSNTSVNSTNSRASERSPFEGSCCGAGYANVDSLPASPDESENLEPPPPARYRVVMLGDAGVGKTALVNQFMTSEYMHTYDASLVLDDEFGEKTVSVLLDDEESDMVFIDHPSVEMSVENSLSTYEPHGCVVVFSVVDKGSFRIAEEIINYLWQENYTKDKAVILVGNKADLARARLITSQEGKTLAASRDAKFIETSSGIQHNVDELLVGILKQMRLKEKREKKSTSKMKTSRTHISLHLAKEILQKICLSDISKSKSCENLHVL, via the exons ATGgctcaacagcagcacagcTGGGATGGCGGCGAGTCATCAGCTGGTGGCGCAGGCGGAGGAGGTGGCTATGGTGGGCATGGACATGGGCATCAACAATCCCATGGGCATGCACATGGTGGCGGACACAAGACGCCAGCACGTGCGGCCAGCAATCCTTTGCCCTACAAAGGCGCCACGCCCAAGTCGCCCAG GAGCTATCATCCAGCGCCGCCCTCGGTTTATGCCACGTCCACACAGTCCGCCTATGGCTATGGCAGCTATGAGCCTCCGCGCAGTCCCAAGATTACCACGACCTTTGCCAACGACAGCTGCGATGAGGTGAGCAGCTCGACACCGTCGTCCTACTACCAAACGCCCACATCGGGCTCGGCCTCGGGATCCATGGACGACTCCTCGTCGCTGATGAGCGGCCATGGCGTGCGCAGTCCCAAATCCCCGTGTAAATTTGTCTTTGATGCCGTCAGTCCGGGTCCCGGCATGGATCAGGCAGCGCTGGGCCGCAAGTTTGAGTACTACGAACCCATCTCGCCGGATGATGGCTCGCTGTACTACGAGCCACCGAGTTCGCCTCGTCGCCAGGGCTCCAAGAAGCTGATGCGTTCAAAGCAGCCTCTAGAAACGTTGCCACAGTTGACCACAACAGGTGTGGGCGGGCAACGCGGGGGGAGTGGTAAGCGACGTCGCGACGAGTGGGAGCTGCCGGTGATAACCAAGATTGAGGCACGTTGCCTCAAtgctgccgcagcagcaacatccacagcaacaactggagcaacagcagcatcttCTGCGGGTGGCTACAGCAGTGGAGGAGGAGCTGGAAGTGCTTCCACTGGCAGCTACTATGGCCTGAAACGCGACTCGTGTATTACGGAGTGCACTCAGCTCTCAATGGAATCGGGTGAGATGACACAGCACACGAACAGCACACTGGTGACCACGACAACCACAAGCTTCAGCTACACGGACACCGATGCTGGCCATGTCACCATGTCGGATGAACCGCATTCGCATCGTCAGCGACGTCATGCCATCAACATTACCTCCAATCCTGGCTATCAAGTGCTCCACAGCTCGCACTCCACCTTGGATCGCACCTGCTCGGACAGTGTTGTCTCGCTGCGCTATCGGAAGTCCACCAGCGATCTCACCAAGGACTCGGAGCACGAGCTCAGCGGCTGCAAGCCAGCCAAGCCCAAGCGCGATCCGGTCGAGTACAAGCCTCGACGTCGAGGCAGTTCCAAGGGTGGACTTGCCTATCTGGCCAGTCGTCGCAGCTCACGCGAGTCCATGAAGAGCGCCGTCTCCAACACATCCATCTTCTCCAACGATGACATCGGTCCGCTAGCCTTCCAGAGCTCCAATCGCGGGCGACAGCGACGCACCTCCAATTTTCTCGAGTTGCCAG TTCCCGATCACATTCGTCCGCGCGTCTGCTCGTTGCCAGAACGTCCATATAATCCGAGGGCCAGCGATGATCTGTATCGACTGCGCCACTTTTCGATAAGCAAGGGCAACGTGGTCAACTGTGGCGACTCGATCATCTCGCGCAGATCCCGCAGCAACACCAGCGTGAACTCAACCAACAGTCGGGCCAGCGAGAGGTCGCCTTTCGAGGGCAGCTGTTGTGGCGCCGGCTATGCCAATGTGGACTCTCTGCCGGCCTCTCCCGATGAATCGGAAAATTTGGAGCCACCGCCGCCGGCACGATATCGGGTCGTCATGCTGGGCGATGCAGGTGTGGGAAAGACGGCGCTGGTGAATCAGTTTATGACATCGGAGTACATGCACACCTACGATGCGAGTCTAG TTTTAGACGATGAGTTCGGCGAGAAGACGGTGAGCGTTCTGCTGGACGACGAGGAGTCCGACATGGTATTCATCGATCATCCCAGCGTCGAGATGAGTGTGGAGAACTCGCTTTCGACGTACGAGCCTCACGGTTGCGTTGTTGTCTTCTCCGTCGTCGACAAGGGCTCATTTCGCATTGCCGAGGAGATTATCAATTATTTGTGGCAGGAGAATTATACCAAGGACAAGGCAGTCATATTGGTTGGCAACAAAGCGGATTTGGCTCGGGCACGGCTTATCACATCGCAAG AGGGCAAAACGTTGGCCGCCTCACGCGATGCCAAATTTATTGAGACGTCCAGCGGCATACAGCACAATGTCGATGAACTGCTCGTCGGCATATTGAAGCAG ATGCGCCTCAAGGAGAAACGCGAAAAGAAATCTACCTCGAAGATGAAAACCTCACGCACCCACATATCCCTACATCTGGCAAAGGAAATTCTACAGAAAATTTGCCTTAGCGACATTTCCAAATCCAAAAGCTGTGAAAATCTTCACGTGCTTTAA
- the LOC133842750 gene encoding uncharacterized protein LOC133842750 isoform X2, whose product MAQQQHSWDGGESSAGGAGGGGGYGGHGHGHQQSHGHAHGGGHKTPARAASNPLPYKGATPKSPRSYHPAPPSVYATSTQSAYGYGSYEPPRSPKITTTFANDSCDEVSSSTPSSYYQTPTSGSASGSMDDSSSLMSGHGVRSPKSPCKFVFDAVSPGPGMDQAALGRKFEYYEPISPDDGSLYYEPPSSPRRQGSKKLMRSKQPLETLPQLTTTGVGGQRGGSGKRRRDEWELPVITKIEARCLNAAAAATSTATTGATAASSAGGYSSGGGAGSASTGSYYGLKRDSCITECTQLSMESGEMTQHTNSTLVTTTTTSFSYTDTDAGHVTMSDEPHSHRQRRHAINITSNPGYQVLHSSHSTLDRTCSDSVVSLRYRKSTSDLTKDSEHELSGCKPAKPKRDPVEYKPRRRGSSKGGLAYLASRRSSRESMKSAVSNTSIFSNDDIGPLAFQSSNRGRQRRTSNFLELPVPDHIRPRVCSLPERPYNPRASDDLYRLRHFSISKGNVVNCGDSIISRRSRSNTSVNSTNSRASERSPFEGSCCGAGYANVDSLPASPDESENLEPPPPARYRVVMLGDAGVGKTALVNQFMTSEYMHTYDASLDDEFGEKTVSVLLDDEESDMVFIDHPSVEMSVENSLSTYEPHGCVVVFSVVDKGSFRIAEEIINYLWQENYTKDKAVILVGNKADLARARLITSQEGKTLAASRDAKFIETSSGIQHNVDELLVGILKQMRLKEKREKKSTSKMKTSRTHISLHLAKEILQKICLSDISKSKSCENLHVL is encoded by the exons ATGgctcaacagcagcacagcTGGGATGGCGGCGAGTCATCAGCTGGTGGCGCAGGCGGAGGAGGTGGCTATGGTGGGCATGGACATGGGCATCAACAATCCCATGGGCATGCACATGGTGGCGGACACAAGACGCCAGCACGTGCGGCCAGCAATCCTTTGCCCTACAAAGGCGCCACGCCCAAGTCGCCCAG GAGCTATCATCCAGCGCCGCCCTCGGTTTATGCCACGTCCACACAGTCCGCCTATGGCTATGGCAGCTATGAGCCTCCGCGCAGTCCCAAGATTACCACGACCTTTGCCAACGACAGCTGCGATGAGGTGAGCAGCTCGACACCGTCGTCCTACTACCAAACGCCCACATCGGGCTCGGCCTCGGGATCCATGGACGACTCCTCGTCGCTGATGAGCGGCCATGGCGTGCGCAGTCCCAAATCCCCGTGTAAATTTGTCTTTGATGCCGTCAGTCCGGGTCCCGGCATGGATCAGGCAGCGCTGGGCCGCAAGTTTGAGTACTACGAACCCATCTCGCCGGATGATGGCTCGCTGTACTACGAGCCACCGAGTTCGCCTCGTCGCCAGGGCTCCAAGAAGCTGATGCGTTCAAAGCAGCCTCTAGAAACGTTGCCACAGTTGACCACAACAGGTGTGGGCGGGCAACGCGGGGGGAGTGGTAAGCGACGTCGCGACGAGTGGGAGCTGCCGGTGATAACCAAGATTGAGGCACGTTGCCTCAAtgctgccgcagcagcaacatccacagcaacaactggagcaacagcagcatcttCTGCGGGTGGCTACAGCAGTGGAGGAGGAGCTGGAAGTGCTTCCACTGGCAGCTACTATGGCCTGAAACGCGACTCGTGTATTACGGAGTGCACTCAGCTCTCAATGGAATCGGGTGAGATGACACAGCACACGAACAGCACACTGGTGACCACGACAACCACAAGCTTCAGCTACACGGACACCGATGCTGGCCATGTCACCATGTCGGATGAACCGCATTCGCATCGTCAGCGACGTCATGCCATCAACATTACCTCCAATCCTGGCTATCAAGTGCTCCACAGCTCGCACTCCACCTTGGATCGCACCTGCTCGGACAGTGTTGTCTCGCTGCGCTATCGGAAGTCCACCAGCGATCTCACCAAGGACTCGGAGCACGAGCTCAGCGGCTGCAAGCCAGCCAAGCCCAAGCGCGATCCGGTCGAGTACAAGCCTCGACGTCGAGGCAGTTCCAAGGGTGGACTTGCCTATCTGGCCAGTCGTCGCAGCTCACGCGAGTCCATGAAGAGCGCCGTCTCCAACACATCCATCTTCTCCAACGATGACATCGGTCCGCTAGCCTTCCAGAGCTCCAATCGCGGGCGACAGCGACGCACCTCCAATTTTCTCGAGTTGCCAG TTCCCGATCACATTCGTCCGCGCGTCTGCTCGTTGCCAGAACGTCCATATAATCCGAGGGCCAGCGATGATCTGTATCGACTGCGCCACTTTTCGATAAGCAAGGGCAACGTGGTCAACTGTGGCGACTCGATCATCTCGCGCAGATCCCGCAGCAACACCAGCGTGAACTCAACCAACAGTCGGGCCAGCGAGAGGTCGCCTTTCGAGGGCAGCTGTTGTGGCGCCGGCTATGCCAATGTGGACTCTCTGCCGGCCTCTCCCGATGAATCGGAAAATTTGGAGCCACCGCCGCCGGCACGATATCGGGTCGTCATGCTGGGCGATGCAGGTGTGGGAAAGACGGCGCTGGTGAATCAGTTTATGACATCGGAGTACATGCACACCTACGATGCGAGTCTAG ACGATGAGTTCGGCGAGAAGACGGTGAGCGTTCTGCTGGACGACGAGGAGTCCGACATGGTATTCATCGATCATCCCAGCGTCGAGATGAGTGTGGAGAACTCGCTTTCGACGTACGAGCCTCACGGTTGCGTTGTTGTCTTCTCCGTCGTCGACAAGGGCTCATTTCGCATTGCCGAGGAGATTATCAATTATTTGTGGCAGGAGAATTATACCAAGGACAAGGCAGTCATATTGGTTGGCAACAAAGCGGATTTGGCTCGGGCACGGCTTATCACATCGCAAG AGGGCAAAACGTTGGCCGCCTCACGCGATGCCAAATTTATTGAGACGTCCAGCGGCATACAGCACAATGTCGATGAACTGCTCGTCGGCATATTGAAGCAG ATGCGCCTCAAGGAGAAACGCGAAAAGAAATCTACCTCGAAGATGAAAACCTCACGCACCCACATATCCCTACATCTGGCAAAGGAAATTCTACAGAAAATTTGCCTTAGCGACATTTCCAAATCCAAAAGCTGTGAAAATCTTCACGTGCTTTAA